A single genomic interval of Desulfuromonas acetexigens harbors:
- a CDS encoding HAD-IC family P-type ATPase — MDEKPQAETATPDYHALTADAVLEKLEASADGLPETEVARRRAEFGPNLLPSAEAEGPWKIFWRQIHNPIGWLLIGAGALALLLGKPTDALVVFGAVGINAVIGFIQEFRAGKAIDALAAMIPTAATVLRGGQAQAVSAVDLVPGDVVTLQSGDKIPADLRLLRVKNLLVEEAALTGESLPVAKRAEAVEADAPLGDRLGMAYSGTLVVQGTATGVVVAIGGATELGRINALLNQTRQLETPLTRQLAKVSSGITVAVLAVVAVLIGFGIWVKDAPVGEALMVAVSLAVAAIPEGLPAVITICLAIGVRRMADRNAVVRHLPAVETLGSTTVICSDKTGTLTRNEMTVQVAWLDGHEYRFSGIGYAPEGEISHDGRIAEPTPALFGLLRTALLCNDAVLRFEEQSWTITGDPTEAALVAAAAKGGLDAEAMRGRHPRLDVVPFESETKFMATLHRLDEGTVILLKGAPETVLERCALDAEERERILEVMDTYARQGLRVIALARKEAQGAEQIAEEAVAEGFVFAGLLGMIDPPRGEAMDAIRLCREAGITVKMITGDHPTTAEAIGRQLGLLHGEQGALRGRDLDDLDEGGFRRAALETHVFARVAPEHKLRLVEALQSEGQVVAMTGDGVNDAPALKRADIGVAMGITGTAVSKEAAKVVLMDDNFASITAAVREGRRVYDNLIKSLAFILPTNLGLACILSVAMFFFPTVTVDGVNELLMAMSPSQTLWINLIASVSLSVPLAFEVLEPDAMRRPPRAPDAPVFSRFIVTRLVIVALLMTACACALFLWEYFRIVGPEPVTAARHAYALAEAQTLCVTGITFTQIFYLLNCRSLRDSLLSLGIFSNPSIFIGIGTLLLMQGCFVYLPPLQKIFGSAPLDGWAWLTAMLAGAVVLPVISLDKWLRREARAK, encoded by the coding sequence ATGGATGAGAAACCACAGGCCGAAACCGCCACCCCTGACTATCATGCCCTGACGGCGGACGCCGTGCTGGAGAAGCTGGAGGCGAGCGCCGACGGTCTCCCCGAAACGGAAGTCGCCCGCCGTCGGGCGGAGTTCGGACCCAATCTGTTGCCGAGCGCCGAGGCGGAAGGCCCCTGGAAAATTTTCTGGCGACAGATCCACAACCCCATCGGCTGGCTGCTGATCGGCGCCGGAGCGCTGGCCCTGCTCCTCGGTAAACCGACCGATGCCTTGGTCGTTTTCGGCGCGGTGGGGATCAACGCCGTGATCGGCTTCATCCAGGAGTTCCGGGCGGGCAAGGCGATCGACGCCCTTGCCGCAATGATCCCCACCGCCGCGACCGTGCTGCGCGGCGGCCAGGCCCAGGCGGTTTCCGCCGTCGATCTGGTCCCCGGCGATGTGGTGACGCTGCAGAGCGGCGACAAGATCCCTGCCGACCTGCGTCTGCTACGGGTCAAGAACCTGCTGGTCGAGGAGGCCGCTCTCACCGGTGAATCGCTGCCGGTGGCCAAGCGCGCCGAAGCGGTTGAGGCCGACGCGCCCCTGGGCGACCGCCTCGGCATGGCCTACAGCGGCACGCTGGTGGTGCAGGGAACCGCCACCGGGGTGGTGGTCGCCATCGGCGGCGCCACCGAACTGGGGCGGATCAACGCCCTGCTCAACCAGACCCGGCAACTGGAGACGCCGTTGACCCGGCAACTGGCCAAGGTCAGTTCGGGGATTACCGTCGCGGTGCTGGCGGTGGTGGCGGTGCTGATCGGCTTCGGCATCTGGGTCAAGGACGCCCCCGTCGGCGAGGCCCTGATGGTCGCGGTCTCCCTGGCGGTGGCGGCGATCCCCGAAGGGCTGCCGGCGGTCATCACCATCTGCCTGGCTATCGGTGTGCGGCGCATGGCCGACCGCAATGCCGTCGTCCGCCACCTTCCCGCCGTGGAAACCCTCGGTTCGACCACGGTGATCTGCTCGGACAAGACCGGCACCCTGACCCGCAACGAGATGACCGTGCAGGTCGCCTGGCTGGATGGCCACGAATACCGCTTTTCCGGCATCGGCTATGCCCCGGAAGGGGAAATTTCCCACGACGGCCGCATCGCCGAACCGACACCGGCGCTCTTCGGGCTGCTGCGCACGGCGCTGCTCTGCAACGACGCGGTTCTGCGTTTCGAGGAGCAGAGCTGGACGATCACCGGCGACCCGACGGAAGCCGCCCTGGTGGCGGCGGCGGCCAAGGGAGGGTTGGATGCCGAGGCGATGCGCGGGCGCCATCCGCGGCTGGATGTCGTCCCCTTCGAGTCGGAGACCAAGTTCATGGCGACTCTGCACCGGTTGGACGAGGGGACGGTGATCCTGCTCAAGGGGGCGCCGGAAACGGTGCTGGAACGGTGCGCCCTGGACGCGGAAGAGCGGGAACGGATTCTCGAGGTCATGGATACCTACGCCCGCCAGGGGCTGCGTGTCATCGCCCTGGCTCGCAAGGAGGCGCAGGGGGCGGAGCAGATCGCAGAGGAGGCGGTGGCCGAAGGTTTCGTCTTCGCCGGGCTGCTGGGCATGATTGATCCCCCGCGCGGCGAGGCGATGGACGCCATCCGCCTCTGCCGGGAGGCGGGCATCACGGTGAAGATGATCACCGGTGATCATCCGACGACCGCCGAGGCCATCGGTCGCCAACTCGGCCTTCTGCACGGGGAGCAAGGCGCCCTGCGCGGCCGCGATCTCGACGACCTTGACGAAGGGGGTTTTCGCCGGGCGGCGCTCGAGACCCACGTCTTCGCCCGGGTCGCGCCCGAGCATAAGCTGCGGCTGGTCGAGGCCCTGCAGAGCGAGGGGCAGGTGGTGGCCATGACCGGCGACGGGGTCAACGACGCCCCCGCCCTCAAGCGGGCCGACATCGGCGTCGCCATGGGCATCACCGGCACGGCCGTTTCCAAGGAGGCGGCCAAGGTCGTGCTGATGGACGACAACTTCGCCTCCATCACCGCGGCGGTGCGGGAAGGGCGGCGGGTCTACGACAACCTGATCAAATCCCTGGCCTTCATCCTCCCCACCAACCTCGGACTGGCCTGCATCCTTTCCGTCGCCATGTTCTTCTTTCCGACAGTGACTGTCGACGGGGTGAACGAGCTGCTCATGGCCATGTCCCCCAGCCAGACCCTGTGGATCAATCTCATCGCCAGCGTCTCCCTTTCGGTCCCCCTGGCCTTCGAGGTGCTGGAGCCCGACGCCATGCGCCGTCCCCCCCGCGCCCCGGACGCGCCGGTCTTTTCCCGTTTCATCGTCACCCGGCTGGTGATCGTCGCGCTGCTCATGACCGCCTGCGCCTGCGCCCTCTTTCTCTGGGAATACTTCCGCATCGTCGGGCCCGAGCCGGTGACCGCAGCCCGCCACGCCTACGCCCTGGCCGAAGCTCAGACCCTGTGCGTGACCGGCATCACTTTCACCCAGATCTTTTACCTGCTCAATTGCCGTTCTTTGCGCGACTCGCTCCTCTCCCTGGGGATCTTCAGCAACCCCTCGATTTTTATCGGCATCGGGACGTTGCTGCTGATGCAGGGTTGCTTCGTCTATCTGCCCCCCTTGCAGAAAATTTTCGGCTCGGCCCCCCTCGATGGCTGGGCCTGGCTCACGGCGATGTTGGCCGGGGCGGTGGTGCTGCCGGTGATTTCGCTGGATAAGTGGCTGCGGCGCGAGGCGAGGGCGAAGTAA
- the gnd gene encoding phosphogluconate dehydrogenase (NAD(+)-dependent, decarboxylating), whose amino-acid sequence MQLGMIGIGRMGGDMVRRLLQRGHECVIHARKPEAMAELIAEGATGSGSLTELVERLAPPRAVWLMIPAAAVDGVIAELAPLLAPGDMLIDGGNSHYHDDLRRAGELGGRGIRYLDVGTSGGVWGRERGYCLMIGGEMDAVRRLDPIFAALAPGKEAAAPTPGRAGTGTAEQGYLHCGPSGAGHFVKMVHNGIEYGLMAAYAEGFNLLRHANDGDSARVADAETAPLRHPEHFRYDFKLDEIAELWRRGSVIGSWLLDLGARALTENPVLDGFAGRVADSGEGRWTIQAAVDAGVPTPVLSAALYERFASRDRDDFANRLLSALRRQFGGHQEPPAEGGTHAAQHPA is encoded by the coding sequence ATGCAACTGGGGATGATCGGCATCGGCCGCATGGGCGGGGATATGGTACGGCGGCTGTTACAGCGGGGGCACGAATGCGTGATCCATGCCCGCAAGCCGGAGGCGATGGCGGAGCTGATCGCCGAGGGGGCGACGGGGAGCGGCTCGTTGACCGAGCTGGTGGAGCGGCTTGCTCCGCCCCGGGCGGTGTGGCTGATGATTCCGGCGGCGGCGGTCGACGGCGTGATCGCCGAGCTGGCACCCTTGCTGGCGCCGGGGGATATGCTCATCGACGGTGGCAATTCCCACTATCACGACGATCTGCGCCGGGCCGGAGAACTGGGCGGGCGCGGTATCCGCTATCTCGATGTCGGCACCAGCGGCGGGGTCTGGGGGCGGGAGCGGGGCTATTGCCTGATGATCGGCGGAGAAATGGATGCGGTGCGGCGGCTCGATCCGATCTTCGCCGCCCTGGCGCCGGGCAAGGAGGCGGCGGCACCGACGCCGGGGCGCGCCGGGACGGGGACGGCGGAGCAGGGCTATCTGCACTGCGGCCCGAGCGGCGCCGGGCATTTCGTCAAGATGGTGCACAACGGCATTGAATACGGGCTGATGGCGGCCTACGCCGAAGGCTTTAATCTGCTGCGCCACGCCAATGACGGCGACTCGGCCCGGGTGGCGGACGCGGAGACGGCGCCGCTGCGCCATCCCGAGCATTTCCGCTACGATTTCAAGCTGGACGAGATCGCCGAACTGTGGCGGCGCGGCAGCGTCATCGGTTCCTGGCTGCTCGATCTCGGCGCCCGGGCGCTGACGGAAAATCCCGTGCTCGACGGCTTCGCCGGGCGGGTGGCCGATTCCGGCGAGGGGCGCTGGACGATCCAGGCCGCCGTCGACGCCGGGGTGCCGACGCCGGTGCTGAGCGCCGCCCTCTATGAGCGCTTTGCCTCGCGGGATCGGGACGATTTCGCCAACCGCCTGCTCTCGGCGTTGCGTCGGCAGTTCGGCGGTCACCAGGAACCGCCGGCGGAGGGAGGCACCCATGCCGCACAGCATCCGGCTTGA
- a CDS encoding YitT family protein produces MLFNFRDFSYSLWWNLFLIVVGSLIQAIGFKAISTAHGFVPSGLFGVAALFEYKTGLLDAGSWYLLLNIPMFIIGYLLIGKRFLGYSFVSMMVISLAYSGIDFQIDLQNQLYAAVCFGVLVGTGAGIVLRSLGSNGGLDVIAVILNQRYNVGVGKTYFIFNLVLFSFSFASLDNDLVIASLIAAFVASVSVEYSLSLFNQRKLCLIISGKSAEIADQVMEKFKVGATFLEGVGAYKKEPRRVLMVVTNNIQLKRLEEIIFTIDPHALFIVENTFNVIGSTFSRRKIY; encoded by the coding sequence ATGTTGTTCAATTTTCGCGATTTCAGTTATTCGTTGTGGTGGAACCTGTTTTTGATCGTGGTCGGATCGCTCATTCAGGCCATCGGCTTCAAGGCGATTTCCACCGCCCACGGCTTCGTGCCGAGCGGTCTCTTCGGCGTCGCCGCCCTCTTCGAATATAAAACCGGGCTGCTCGACGCCGGCTCCTGGTACCTGTTGCTCAACATCCCCATGTTCATCATCGGTTACCTGCTCATCGGCAAGCGTTTTCTCGGCTACAGTTTCGTGTCAATGATGGTGATCTCTTTGGCCTACTCGGGGATCGATTTCCAGATCGATCTGCAGAACCAGCTCTACGCCGCAGTATGTTTCGGCGTGCTCGTCGGCACCGGCGCCGGGATTGTGTTGCGTTCCCTCGGTTCCAACGGCGGCCTCGATGTCATCGCGGTCATCCTCAATCAGCGCTACAACGTCGGCGTTGGCAAGACCTACTTCATCTTCAACCTCGTCCTCTTTTCCTTCAGCTTCGCCAGCCTTGACAACGACCTGGTCATCGCCTCGCTGATCGCCGCCTTCGTTGCCTCGGTCTCCGTCGAATACAGCCTCTCCCTCTTCAACCAGCGCAAGCTCTGCCTGATCATCTCCGGCAAAAGTGCCGAAATCGCCGATCAGGTGATGGAAAAGTTCAAGGTCGGCGCGACCTTCCTCGAAGGAGTCGGGGCCTACAAGAAAGAGCCGCGCCGGGTGTTGATGGTGGTGACCAACAACATCCAGCTCAAGCGGCTCGAAGAGATCATCTTCACGATTGATCCCCATGCCTTGTTCATTGTCGAAAACACCTTCAACGTCATCGGCTCGACCTTCTCGCGGCGCAAGATATACTGA
- the pgl gene encoding 6-phosphogluconolactonase: MIRVFADAEELARGAAALFAEEISRAVTGRGRASVLLAGGETPRRTYEMLAGEPLRTTIPWDKIHFFWGDERCVPADDPRSNQAMARESLLDRVSVPPANIHPIACADSPEQAADAYQRALQDHFAGDPPRFDLVFLGLGADGHTASLFPGSAALAEQTRWTAVVHRPGDAFPRITLTLPLLNQARRLLFLVSGQGKSAMLAEIVRRVSASVPLYPAQRVQLHNGEVSWFADRAAAGC; encoded by the coding sequence ATGATTCGGGTTTTCGCCGATGCCGAGGAGCTGGCTCGGGGGGCGGCCGCGCTCTTCGCCGAAGAGATCAGCCGGGCGGTGACGGGGCGGGGACGGGCGTCGGTGCTGCTGGCCGGCGGCGAAACCCCGCGGCGCACTTACGAAATGCTGGCCGGGGAGCCGCTGCGCACGACCATCCCCTGGGATAAAATCCATTTCTTCTGGGGGGATGAGCGCTGCGTTCCCGCCGACGATCCGCGCAGCAATCAGGCCATGGCGCGGGAAAGTCTGCTCGATCGGGTGTCGGTGCCGCCGGCAAATATTCATCCCATCGCCTGTGCCGACTCCCCCGAACAGGCCGCCGACGCTTACCAGCGCGCGTTGCAAGATCACTTCGCCGGCGACCCGCCCCGTTTCGACCTGGTCTTCCTCGGTCTCGGCGCCGACGGCCACACCGCCTCCCTCTTCCCCGGTTCTGCAGCCCTCGCCGAACAAACGCGCTGGACCGCCGTTGTCCATCGCCCCGGCGACGCCTTTCCCCGCATCACCCTGACCCTGCCCCTGCTCAATCAGGCCCGAAGGCTTCTTTTTCTTGTCAGCGGTCAGGGCAAGTCGGCGATGCTGGCCGAGATCGTTCGTCGTGTTTCGGCTTCCGTGCCGCTCTATCCGGCGCAACGGGTACAACTCCATAACGGCGAAGTCAGCTGGTTCGCCGATCGCGCGGCCGCCGGTTGCTAA
- a CDS encoding ABC transporter ATP-binding protein, translating into MTGQGIGIEGLKKRYGKGDTAVDALKGVDMRVAPGEVVGLIGPSGSGKSTLLKCLGAVIEPTAGRMTLGDRVIYDNGWKVRDLRELRRDHIGFVFQAPYLIPFLDVTDNVALLPMLAGVPNGEARRRALELLEALDVAHRAKAMPAQLSGGEQQRVAIARGLVNRPPVILADEPTAPLDSERALAVIRILNDMARRFETAIIVVTHDEKIIPTFKRIYHIRDGITYEEAGEGLEIA; encoded by the coding sequence ATGACGGGCCAGGGAATCGGTATCGAAGGCTTGAAAAAACGCTACGGCAAGGGGGATACGGCGGTGGATGCCCTCAAGGGCGTGGACATGCGCGTGGCGCCGGGGGAAGTGGTGGGACTGATCGGTCCTTCGGGATCGGGCAAGAGCACCCTGCTCAAATGCCTGGGGGCGGTCATCGAACCGACCGCCGGCCGGATGACCCTCGGCGACCGGGTGATCTACGATAACGGCTGGAAGGTTCGGGATCTGCGGGAGCTGCGCCGGGACCACATCGGCTTCGTCTTCCAGGCCCCCTATCTCATCCCCTTTCTCGATGTCACCGACAACGTCGCCCTACTGCCGATGCTCGCCGGGGTGCCCAACGGCGAAGCCCGCCGCCGCGCCCTGGAACTGCTCGAAGCCCTCGACGTCGCCCACCGCGCCAAGGCCATGCCCGCCCAGCTTTCCGGCGGCGAGCAGCAGCGGGTGGCCATCGCCCGGGGGCTGGTCAACCGCCCGCCGGTGATCCTCGCCGACGAGCCGACCGCCCCCCTCGACAGCGAAAGGGCCCTGGCGGTCATCCGCATTCTCAACGACATGGCGCGGCGATTCGAAACGGCGATCATCGTCGTCACCCACGACGAGAAGATCATCCCCACCTTCAAACGCATCTACCACATCCGCGACGGTATCACCTACGAAGAAGCGGGCGAAGGCCTCGAAATCGCCTGA
- a CDS encoding ankyrin repeat domain-containing protein, producing the protein MDRLKEFFDACRQGDPGLVKSLVARGVDPHSQHDFALVVAAERGKTELLQVLVEDYGLAVDAWEGAALHHAAASGRMASVRFLLEKGCDVEARDNRALRWAVLRGHVEVVRLLLAQGANRHVLTAVDLTSACGSGHLPLVKYLMGEVGLASDDDSPLRHAVIEGHHEIVRYLSQTEKVDIRADDSYPLRHAARVGNLSMLETAVALGADAHAKRDEAFRSAVRGGHLECVEFLVELCGVVVNGLTDEDISGVADRAVKAYLQARSAGKGRRS; encoded by the coding sequence ATGGATCGGCTCAAGGAATTCTTCGACGCCTGCCGTCAAGGCGATCCTGGCTTAGTCAAGAGCCTTGTCGCCAGAGGCGTCGATCCACACTCCCAGCATGATTTTGCCTTGGTCGTGGCCGCCGAAAGGGGAAAAACCGAACTGCTCCAGGTTCTGGTGGAGGACTACGGATTGGCTGTTGACGCCTGGGAGGGGGCGGCGTTGCACCATGCCGCCGCCTCGGGGCGGATGGCGTCCGTCCGTTTTTTGCTGGAAAAGGGATGCGACGTCGAAGCCCGGGACAACCGCGCTCTCCGCTGGGCCGTTTTGCGTGGTCACGTGGAAGTAGTAAGGCTTCTGCTGGCCCAAGGGGCGAATCGCCATGTGCTCACGGCCGTGGATTTGACCAGCGCCTGCGGCAGCGGTCATTTGCCGCTGGTTAAGTACCTGATGGGAGAAGTCGGTTTGGCCTCCGATGACGACAGCCCGCTTCGTCATGCGGTCATTGAAGGCCATCATGAAATCGTTCGTTATCTGTCGCAAACCGAAAAAGTGGACATCCGGGCGGACGATTCCTATCCACTGCGCCATGCGGCCAGGGTTGGAAATCTGAGCATGCTGGAAACGGCCGTGGCCCTGGGTGCCGATGCCCATGCGAAAAGGGACGAGGCCTTCAGGTCGGCAGTAAGGGGTGGGCATCTGGAATGTGTGGAATTTCTCGTGGAGCTTTGTGGGGTCGTCGTCAATGGTTTAACGGATGAGGATATTTCCGGCGTGGCCGACAGGGCGGTGAAGGCCTATCTGCAGGCGCGGTCGGCGGGGAAGGGCCGGCGCTCATAA
- a CDS encoding twin-arginine translocation signal domain-containing protein, whose protein sequence is MTGRRSFLKGIIGAMAGCVCLVAPRPKPVAFPVLPDFASEPAGFELGWFQLEKTERGYVVPKLLATLTGGVVIVTRSSHPGRLAIYSQAAWFQFTEELRQVPTDVRSAVIRLVIAPAQEIDLRDTYSTFAGTHKK, encoded by the coding sequence ATGACCGGACGGCGTTCATTTCTCAAAGGAATTATCGGGGCCATGGCGGGATGCGTTTGCCTGGTCGCCCCGCGTCCCAAGCCTGTGGCTTTTCCGGTTCTCCCCGATTTTGCCTCGGAGCCTGCCGGATTCGAACTGGGGTGGTTTCAGCTGGAAAAAACGGAACGAGGCTATGTGGTTCCAAAGCTCCTTGCGACCCTTACGGGAGGGGTAGTCATTGTCACCAGGTCATCGCACCCCGGCAGACTGGCGATCTATTCACAAGCGGCGTGGTTTCAGTTCACCGAAGAATTGCGGCAAGTTCCCACCGACGTACGATCCGCCGTCATTCGCCTGGTCATCGCTCCCGCTCAGGAAATTGATCTTCGGGATACTTACTCAAC
- a CDS encoding ATP-binding protein — METARLLEILASYNRFWTTGKLEAGISRDLLPRCLSQADSREVVVLKGVRRCGKSTLLAQVMEALLGRGIRPQQLLRINLEEPLFAAEASVELLEQIYRTWRERVCPEEKGYLFLDEIQNIPGWEAWVRGRSETEEVKIFVTGSSARMLSREIGTKLTGRQVSFEVYPLSFKEFLRFNGIEVRSELEYLAEKTRIRHHFHDYLKYGGFPEVVLKEKDDDRELLLKNYFEDILYRDIVTRHEIRDVASLRNLAVFLLTNNTRPTSVSKLKGNFSISQDKTENYLSAILESYLTFQLQKFGWSLKSVQRAGFKPYAIDTGLRNRVAFSFSADAGRLVENVIHNQLRRCHEEIYFGAEGGETDFVVKEGTAITRRIQVWYEENPRAEIPEREVAVFRDLPEDGAECLVLTNDLETVIAAGGTAVRCLPVVKYLLLGSA; from the coding sequence ATGGAAACAGCTCGTCTTCTCGAAATATTGGCCAGCTACAATCGTTTCTGGACGACCGGCAAGCTCGAGGCGGGGATCTCCCGGGATTTGTTGCCTCGTTGCCTGTCCCAGGCGGACAGCCGGGAGGTTGTGGTCCTGAAAGGGGTTCGACGCTGCGGCAAGTCGACGCTTTTGGCGCAGGTGATGGAGGCCCTGCTCGGGCGGGGAATCCGGCCGCAGCAGCTCTTGCGGATCAACCTGGAGGAGCCGCTCTTTGCCGCCGAGGCGTCGGTGGAGCTTCTGGAACAGATCTACCGCACCTGGCGCGAACGGGTCTGCCCGGAAGAGAAGGGCTATCTCTTCCTCGACGAGATCCAGAACATCCCCGGCTGGGAGGCCTGGGTGCGCGGTCGCAGCGAGACCGAGGAGGTGAAGATCTTTGTCACCGGCTCTTCGGCCCGGATGCTCTCCCGCGAGATCGGCACCAAACTGACCGGTCGACAGGTCTCCTTCGAGGTTTATCCGTTGTCGTTCAAGGAATTCCTGCGCTTCAATGGGATTGAAGTTCGTTCCGAGCTCGAATATCTCGCTGAGAAGACCCGCATCCGCCATCATTTTCATGATTATCTCAAATACGGCGGATTTCCCGAGGTGGTCCTGAAGGAAAAAGACGACGACCGGGAGCTGCTGTTGAAAAATTACTTCGAAGATATTCTGTACCGGGATATCGTCACCCGTCATGAGATTCGCGACGTGGCCAGTCTGCGCAATCTGGCGGTCTTTTTGCTGACCAACAACACCCGGCCGACCAGTGTCAGCAAGCTGAAGGGCAATTTTTCCATCTCGCAGGATAAGACCGAAAATTATCTCTCGGCGATTCTGGAAAGCTATCTCACCTTCCAGTTACAGAAATTCGGCTGGTCCCTCAAGAGTGTCCAGCGGGCCGGATTCAAGCCCTACGCCATCGACACGGGGTTGCGTAACCGGGTGGCGTTTTCCTTTTCGGCCGATGCCGGACGTTTGGTCGAAAACGTTATCCATAATCAGCTGCGGCGGTGCCATGAGGAGATTTACTTTGGCGCCGAGGGTGGCGAGACCGACTTCGTCGTCAAGGAGGGGACGGCGATCACTCGGCGGATTCAGGTCTGGTACGAGGAGAATCCGCGGGCGGAAATTCCCGAGCGCGAAGTGGCCGTGTTCAGGGATTTGCCGGAGGATGGGGCGGAGTGCCTGGTGCTTACCAACGACCTGGAGACGGTCATTGCGGCTGGAGGTACAGCGGTGCGTTGCTTGCCGGTCGTGAAGTATCTGCTGCTGGGATCGGCATGA
- a CDS encoding pyridoxamine 5'-phosphate oxidase family protein, with amino-acid sequence MKLAELFANDGLGIMATAGADGGVNTAVYARPHVIDETTLVWGMTEGRSFRNLSQNPKAAFLFRIDQPGYRGARLALELIRSEEEGAMLTQIKERAATVVGAGAGLAVTHAVWFRVVEVRPLV; translated from the coding sequence ATGAAACTGGCTGAACTTTTCGCAAACGACGGTCTCGGGATCATGGCCACCGCCGGCGCCGACGGCGGCGTCAACACCGCTGTTTACGCCCGCCCCCATGTTATTGATGAAACGACCCTGGTCTGGGGGATGACCGAGGGGCGCAGTTTTCGCAATCTCTCGCAAAATCCGAAGGCCGCCTTTCTCTTCAGGATCGACCAGCCGGGCTACCGGGGCGCGCGCCTCGCCCTGGAGCTGATCCGCAGCGAGGAGGAGGGGGCGATGCTGACCCAAATCAAGGAGCGGGCCGCCACTGTCGTTGGCGCGGGAGCGGGTCTGGCCGTCACCCATGCCGTCTGGTTCCGGGTGGTGGAGGTCCGGCCTTTGGTCTGA
- a CDS encoding ABC transporter permease, translating to MISLAGRDILHAWGKFVFTGVGLGLLIGVTLSMAGIYRGMVDDAKALLDNSGADLWVVQQDTLGPYAESSSIYDDLWRGIRGLPGVAEAANVTYLTMQVRRGSVDVRAMVSGIAAGAPGTPGWPPFLIAGRQITRGHYEAVADIATGFKLGDRLRIRRNQYTVVGLTRRMVSSNGDPMVFIPLKDAQEAQFLKDNDAIRQQRRRTAENPAFNRPGVPGLLAAINASQSANSNVNAVLVRLETGADGAATAETIRRWKRLQVYDRKEMEGILVGKLIATSARQIATFLVILSIVSAAIVAFIIYTLTLGKIREIAVLKLIGTKNRTIAAMIMQQAVALGLIGFVVGKIVATFWAPHFPKYVLLMPLDSLRGFFVVVAICVLSSLIAIRAALKVDPAEAIGG from the coding sequence ATGATCAGCCTGGCCGGGCGGGATATCCTCCATGCCTGGGGGAAGTTCGTCTTCACCGGTGTCGGCCTGGGGCTGCTGATCGGCGTCACCCTTTCCATGGCCGGGATCTATCGCGGCATGGTCGACGACGCCAAGGCGCTGCTCGACAACAGCGGCGCCGATCTCTGGGTGGTGCAGCAGGACACCCTCGGCCCCTACGCCGAATCGTCGAGCATCTATGACGACCTCTGGCGCGGCATCCGCGGGCTGCCGGGGGTGGCGGAAGCGGCCAACGTCACCTATCTGACGATGCAGGTGCGCCGGGGCTCGGTGGACGTGCGCGCCATGGTCAGCGGCATCGCGGCGGGCGCCCCCGGCACCCCCGGCTGGCCCCCCTTCCTTATCGCCGGTCGGCAGATCACCCGCGGCCATTACGAGGCGGTGGCCGACATCGCCACCGGCTTCAAGCTCGGCGACCGCCTGCGGATCCGTCGCAACCAGTACACCGTCGTCGGCCTGACCCGGCGCATGGTCTCCTCCAACGGCGACCCGATGGTCTTCATTCCCCTCAAGGATGCCCAGGAGGCGCAATTTCTCAAGGATAACGACGCTATCCGCCAGCAGCGCCGGCGAACCGCCGAGAACCCCGCCTTCAATCGACCGGGGGTGCCGGGACTGCTCGCCGCGATCAATGCCTCGCAAAGCGCCAACAGCAACGTCAATGCGGTGCTGGTGCGACTCGAAACGGGGGCGGACGGAGCGGCCACGGCAGAAACCATCCGCCGCTGGAAGCGCTTGCAGGTCTATGACCGGAAAGAGATGGAAGGGATTCTCGTCGGCAAGCTGATCGCCACCTCGGCCCGGCAGATCGCCACCTTCCTGGTGATCCTCTCCATCGTCAGCGCCGCCATCGTCGCTTTTATCATTTACACCCTCACCCTGGGCAAGATTCGGGAGATCGCCGTGCTCAAGCTGATCGGCACCAAAAACCGCACCATCGCCGCGATGATCATGCAACAGGCGGTCGCCCTGGGGCTGATCGGCTTCGTCGTCGGCAAAATCGTGGCGACCTTCTGGGCCCCGCACTTCCCCAAATACGTGCTGCTGATGCCCCTCGATTCGCTGCGGGGCTTCTTCGTGGTGGTGGCGATCTGCGTGCTGTCGAGCCTCATCGCCATCCGCGCCGCCCTCAAGGTCGATCCGGCCGAAGCGATCGGAGGCTGA